The bacterium genome includes the window TGCTTTAGGAGCTTTTTCAACCGGCGTCGGAAGCACTGATTTAGCCGCGGTTTTTGCCACAGGTGAAATCTGGCTCAAAGTCCCTCAAACAATTAAATTTATATATTATGGAAAATTAAACCCCTGGGTGAGCGGCAAAGATTTAATACTTCACACGATTGGCGACATAGGTGTAGATGGGGCAAATAATATGGCAATGGAATTTGCCGGTGAGGTGATTTCTAATTTGCCTATGGATAGCAGATTGACGATGGCTAATATGGCTATTGAGGCCGGGGCTAAATGTGGAATTATAGAACCTGATGAAATTACCCTTGAATATGTTAAACCACGCGCTAAACGAGAATTTAAAATTTATAAAAGTGATACGGATGCAGAATATAAAGAGATTAGAGAATATGATTGTCGCCAACTCGAACCACAAGTCGCCTTTCCTCATTTACCTTCTAATACCAGACCTATCAGTGCGGTGGGTAACATAGAGATAACGCAGGTAGTCATAGGTTCTTGCACTAATGGTCGAATAGAAGATTTACGAATAGCAGGGCAAATCCTGAAGGGCAAAAAGATTCATAAAGATGTTCGATTAATTATCATCCCGGGGACACAACAAATCTACCTTCAATCTTTAAAAGAAGGTTTAATTGAGATATTTATCGAGGCAGGAGGTGTGGTCAGCACACCAACTTGCGGTCCCTGTCTTGGCGGATATATGGGGATACTGGCATCAGGCGAACGGTGTCTTGCCACAACTAACCGCAATTTTGTCGGCAGAATGGGACATAAAGAAAGTGAGGTATATTTAACCAACCCTGCCATCGCCGCCGCCTCGGCAATTCGTGGTAAAATTACCTCTCCTGATGAAACTTAGAACTTCACGAAATTAAAAAGAGGTATGAAATGGAAAAACTAATGGACAGACCAAAAATAATTGTAACCGTTCAGGCTATATATCAAAAGTGTAAGAAAGGGGATAAGGAGATAAGAGTGATATGGAGATAAGATAATAGAAATAGATTGAAATTTATAGAAATAGGTAGAAATTGATTGTGGAAAACAACAAATTTCCATAAATTTCTATTAGTTTCTACTAATTTCAATTTTTTTTAATAATATCTCCCTATCTCCTTAATCTCCACATCTCCTTTTGTTACACCACCTGAACGCTTACGAAAAGTTTTGTATGATTAAAGGGTAACTAATTACCAGTTACCAATCACCAAACATTTAAGGGGGGAAATGAAAAAATGGATAAAGATAAAGGGAAAAAGAAGATTGCTGTGATTGACGACAATACATCATTTGTGGAGGTTTTAAGCAGATTTTTAGACCTGAAAAATTTTGAAGTGCTTCGTGCTTACAATGGCAAAGAAGGGATAAAAGTCGCCTCAAAACATACTCCTCACCTGATTTTATTAGATATAATGATGCCAGGATTATCGGGATATGAAGTCTGTGAAAGACTTAAAAGGATTGAAAAGACTAAAAATATACCAATTATCTTCGTAACGGTCAGGTCAAGACCAGAAGATATTAAAAGAGGTTATGAATCAGGTGCGGTAGATTATATCACTAAACCCTTTAATTATCCAGAATTAATGGAAAAGATAAATAAAATAATATGTTTAGATGACGGAACACAGTTATATATGATATTTATTTAATAGAGGAGTGATAGTAAGGTATATAGCTTCTGTAAAGAGGAAAATAAGATGAAGATAACCGGTAAAGTATTTAAGAAATTCAGGGCTGATGTTAATACCGATGAGATTATTCCTGCTGTTTATCTTGATACAACATCGCCACAAGAATTGGCTAAACACTGCATGGAAGGAATTGATAAGGGGTTTGTCAGTAGTGTAGAAAAAGGGGATATTATTGTTGCGGATAAAAACTTTGGTTGTGGCTCATCAAGAGAACATGCACCGATTGCCATTAAAGCAAGTGGTGTGGCGTGTGTAATTGCTAAATCCTTTGCCCGAATATTCTACCGCAATGCCATCAATATTGGCTTGCCAATCTTTGAATGTGACCAGATAGACAAAATTAAACAAGGTGATGTATTAGAAATAGACCCGAAAAGCGGTAAGATAAAGAATTTGTCCCGCCAGGAAGAATATCCCACTACCTCTTTCCCGGAATTTATGCAATACCTCATTGATTGCGGCGGGCTAATGGAATATGTAAAAAAGAAACTGAAAAAGTGAAAAGGGAAATTGAGTTCTTACCATTTTGAAAAAGGTGAGTTTTTGGAAGTTTGTATCAGCGTAACTGTTCACCGCAGAGACGCAGAAAAAAAATTAAAATCTATTCACCCGAGACAGAAATTCCCTTTTTTTTGTGCATTTTGGGTCTTTCGTTGTTTATTAATCTTTTAATACGGACTTTCGACTAACTGTTTTTAAGCCTTTTTAAACACCGAAAAACGCAAAAGATATTTTCCTCTCTGTTCCTCTGCGTCTCTGCGGTAAATTACCAGCTGAACAGTTCGTATCAGCGATGGAGGAAAGAGCGTTGAAAATATTAGTGACAGGGGGGGCAGGATTTATTGGCTCAAACCTTGTGGATAGATTAATTGATGATGGACACAAAGTCATTATCATCGATAACTTATTCACAGGTAAAGAAAAAAATATTAACCCGGCGGCAAAATTCTATAAGTTAGATATTCAAGACCCAGAGATTGAACAGATATTCAAAGACGAACAAATAGATATTGTTAACCACCATGCGGCACAGATAGATGTGCAGAAATCAGTCGATGACCCTATATTTGATGCCAGGGTGAATGTGCTTGGAAGTATAAATCTTCTTCAGTTATCTACAAAATATAATATTAAAAAATTTATCTTTGCCTCCTCTGGCGGCACGGTCTATGGCGAACAAAGTCTTTATCCTGCACCAGAAACGCATCCCCTCCTACCAATTTCACCTTACGGAATAAATAAACTCATCATTGAATATTACCTCTATTATTATTGGGCAGTACATAATCTTAATTATATCATCTTACGGTATGCAAACATTTATGGACCAGGGCAAGACCCCTGGGGTGAGGCGGGAGTAGTCGCAATTTTTATAAATAAAATATTACTCCACCAACAACCGATAATAAATGGTGATGGCAAACAAACAAGGGATTATACTTATGTTGATGATGTCGTTGAGGCAAATATTTTAGCTATGAACTCACAAACAACAGGGATATTTAACATAGGTTGTGGATTGGAAACCTCGGTTAATGAACTGTTCCAGATGATAGTCGAAGTAATGAAGGCTAATGTCGAAGAAGTTCATGCCCCACCCAAAAAAGGGGAAACACCCCGTAGTTGCATTGATGGAACAAAGGCAAAATCAATACTTGGCTGGCAACCAAAAGTTAGGCTTGAAGAGGGTATTAAAAAAACAGTGGAATATTTCAAATGCTCTTTCTCAAATTAGAGAGAGGTGAAGTATTGGACTGATGGGATAAGGAAATGTTAGTTTTTAATTTATCCCCTTTTCTTTCTATCACTCCAACACTCCCCATTCTTCCATTATCTTTTCTGCGATGTAAAAGTCTAATGGAGTATCAATATCAATTGAATAAATAGACTCCATAATGATGGCGCGAACATCTTGCTCTTGATAAGATTTACCACTTAATATTACCTCTGTTTTACTGACAACTACCGCACCATTTAGCCTGTAAATAACAGGTAAATCCTGCCTTCTTAATGAACTATTGGTCTTGATGAACGGAGATACTTTATCCCCCTCTAATTTACACATCCAGTACGGATGAATCTCTGACTCGGTAATGGTAATAACTGAATCTGCATTTGTCTCCAGAATTTTCTCAATTGCCGCATCAATATATTTTACCGGGCGTAATGGCGAGGTTGGCTGTAACAAAACGACAAAATCCGAGATATATCCTTCGGACTCAAGATACCTCAAGGCATGTTGAATTACAGGTAAGGTCGGTGCGGTATCGGTGGCTAATTCTGCTGGTCTTAAGAATGGCACCTCAGCCCCGTATTCTTTAGAAATCTTTGCAATCTGGTCATCATCTGTTGAGACAATTATTCTGTCTAAGTATTTTGATTTCAATGCCTCTTCAATGGTGTAGGCAATCAAAGGAATGCCTTGAAATGGTTTTATATTTTTCAAAGGGATATTTTTAGACCCCCCTCTGGCAGGAATAAGTCCGACGAACTTCTTGTCCATAAAATCATTATAACATCAACATTTTTGCAAGTCAAGAAAATATTTTTTAGTTGACAGAAGGTTATCAATATGATATGATGATTTTAGCAGAGGTAAATAAAAATGGAAAATGAGGTATTATTAACTCAAGGGGAGGAAGAAATTAATCCCCTAACACACATTAATATAGGGGTTTCATTGGCTAAGGAAGAGGCCTATGATGAAGCAGAAAAAGAATTTAGAAGGGCTATCCGAATAAATCCAGAGCTGGTCATTGCCCACTATAATTACGGAATTATTCTGGGAAAAATGAATAGACTTATTGAGGCTGAAAATACCTATAAAAAGGCGATAGAATTAGCCCCTAAACTCGGGTTAGCTCAAAATAACCTGGGCATTATATTAATCAAACTGGGAAAATATGCGGAGGCAGAAAATGAATTTGGGGATGCAATCAAAAAATTACCCCAGTCATCACCCTCTTTAGCTATAGCACATCTTAATCTTGGTAAATTATTAGCCGACCTCAAACGGTATCATGAGGCAGAATTTGAATATCTTGAGGCTAAAAGGCTAAACCCAAATTTAAAAGAGGCATATATCAATCTGGGGAATTTATATCTGGAATTAGAATCTTATGAAAAGGCTAAAAAAGAATATAAACAGGCATTGGAGATTGATTTTCAAATGTCAAATGTCCATAACAATCTTGGCATTACCCTCGTTAAATTAAAAATGATTGATGAGGCAAAAGCAAAATTTGAGCAAGCGATTAACTTAGACCACGCCTACGCCCGCGCTTATCATAACCTTAAAGAATTAGAAAAAGTAGCCGAGATTTTAAAACCTAAAACTACCCCCTGGACAACATATCTTGTTATTGGAATTACCGCGGTTGTTCTTTTAGAGATTTTTATCTTATTTGTCTTCAATAAAATATCTGGAGTAGGATTTATGTCAACTATTCCTTTATTAGCGATGTTAGTCTTCTTTATCCTCTTTTCAGAGGCTAAACGGAAAGAAATCACACTCCCTGAATTAGACCTTGAGATTGACCCCAAAAACCAGATAATTGAAACTGAATTGCTAACGAGTGATTTTGCCCCGGAGGCTTTAATAAACAACCACGCAAATACAAAGGAATGAATATATTAATTATCGATGGATATAATATTATTAATCAATGGGCTGATTTAAAAAAGGAATTAAAAAGAAGTGGACTTGAATACACAAGAAATAAGTTGATTGAAATCCTCGCCGAATATCAAACCTTTACGGGTGATAGAGTAATTGTTGTTTTTGATGGATACAAGACGGATAAGAGATTAATAACTAAGAGTAGCCAGTTTGGAGTAGAGGTTATCTTTTCTAAACGAAAGCAAACCGCTGATTCCTTAATTGAAAGATTGGTTTATAACGAGCGGGGCGAAGATAAAACTATTTTCGTTGCCAGTCGAGATACAGCACTTGAGCGGATGATTTTTGGGATGGATTGCTTTACCATCTCTCCACAAAAATTAGAGGAAAGAATTAATGCAGTAAAATTAGAGATAAAAGGCTATTTCTGAGTGTGAATTTTCGGTGGTGTCTGAAAATAACTCTAATAGTGAAATCTATGCAGATTTGGTGTCCAAAAGGGATTTCCTCCAAAGAGCAAAATGCAAAAAGCAAATATAAAAATTACATATCAAAATGTAAAATTATCTCTTTCCTTTCAGCGTTAAAATACTTGAAGCAAAGATATTACCAAATTCCTCCAACTCTTTGAGAAACCCTGCTATTTCCTTTTTGAAATTTGATTTGTAATTTTGCATTTTGATATTTATATTTGATATTTAATATTTGATATTTAATATTTATTTGTTGTCTCCCTCAAATCCTATTTTGCAGAACCCTATACACTATTTTAACCTTTATGCTAGATTAAGACACCACCCTAAACACGTCCGTTAGCCCACTAATCTTTTTGTTACCTCTTCTACCACCTTTTTTTCTACATCAGATAATGAGCCTTCAATGACACAACCAGCCGCCCGCATGTGTCCACCACCACTAAAAATCTTAGCAATTTCACTTACACTAAAAGCACTCTTTGACCGCAAATTTACCTTAATCCTATCATGTCCTAAATCTCTAAAGAGTAAAATTACTTCTACTCCTTTGATTGACCTGAGTTGGTCTATTATTCGTTCTGGTTCGATTTCACTGGCTGGGTCTGTTTCCTTAAGCATTTTTTGTGTAATGTGAGCTATAATTATTTTCCCATCCAGGTTTGTTTTTAAACTATCTAATATCTTACCTAATAACTTAACAGAACTGGCGGTGTTCGCCTCATATATTTGAGAGGCAACTTCATTAGGGTCAATTCCACAGTTTAACAATTCCGCAACTATTTTATGTGAAGTAGGCGTAGTATTTACCTGTTTAAAGCTACCCGTATCAGTCATAATGCCCACATACAAAGGTAGGGCTAAATTATAATCTAATTTAAAATCCATTGCTTTAATGACCTGATAGATTTGTTCAGCACAAGCACTGGCGGTTGTATTAATATAATTATAATCACCTATGCCCGGGGAATCTGGATGATGGTCGATATTGATAATAAGCGGGACCTGTTTAATTAGACCCACAACCTTACCTACCCGCTCAAATTGATTGCAATCTAAAACTATTCCCACATCAAATTTATATCTCTCATACTCTGGGGTGTAAATAAGAATCTTGTCACATTCTGGCAGGAAATGATAATTTTCCGGTGGTGGGTCTTCGTTAATAATCGTTACCTTCTTGCCTAATTTTTGAAGCAGGATGGCTGTGGCTAATTGGCTTCCAATCGAATCTCCTTCTGGACGGATATGAGCAGTAATAAGGAAATTATCCTCTTTTTGCAAGACATTCACAATGGAAGAGAGTATCTCCATTTTACCTTTATCCTTTCTCTTTTAGTTCTTGTAGTAACTCATTGATGTGCATTCCATATTCAATCGAGGTATCAATTTTAAAGATAATCTCCGGGATAAATTTAATCCTCATCCGTTTTCGTAATTCATTATGAATAAATCTACGGGCATTTGTTAATCCTTCTAATGTGTTCCTTTTCGACTCATCATCACCATAGATACTCACAAATACCTTTGCTACCTGAAGGTCTTTTGATACTTCAACATCAGTGATTGTTACAAATCCAATGCGTGGGTCTTTTATTTTCCTAGTAATTATATCACTAATTTCTTCTTTAATTAAAGCCCCAACTTTTGCTGTTCGAAAACTTTCCATGTGTATTTCCCTATAGAATCTCTATCTCATAATCAATAATATATCCTTCAATCAGGTTCTTTTCAATTAAATTAACCACATTAGACAGAGTTTCATTCGCATGACGAGAATCCGTATTGACACACACTATCCCTAATGTTGCCTTTTGCCACAAATCCAATGAATCTATCTCCGCAATAGACACATTAAATCTATTTTTTACCCGGTCGATAAGTCCTTTCAAGACATACCGTTTATATTTTAAGGATTGGCTATTTGGAATATGTATGGTGATTTTACAACTGCCAATAATCATAATAATAAAAAAAGTGAAGAGTAAAATTCTTCACTTCTCATAGTTTTTGTATAATTTTTTCCTGAGTGAAGACCTCAATAGTATCTCCCACCTGGACATCAGCCATCTTTTCTAATCCAATACCACACTCAACCCCAGCCACAACCTCACTTACATCATCTTTAAATCTTCGTAAAGAGATTATATTCGTTTCGAGAATAGGTTTTCCATTTCTAAGGACACGGGCATTTTTATTCTTAACTATTTTCCCTTCCTTGACATAACAGCCGCAGGCTGAGCCAATTTTAGAGGCTTTGAATATCTCTTTTATCTCGGCTACACCTAAAAGTATCTCTTTATACTTGGGTTCCAGAAGTCCTTCTAATGCCTTTTTGACTTCGTTGATGACATCGTAGATAATATTATAAGAGCGCAAATCTACGCCCTGTTTTTGAGCCAGATTTTTTATTTCTCCTCTTAGAGGCAGGTGGAAGCTAATAATGATTGCGTTTGAAGCCGCGGCTAACATCACATCAGATTCATTTACTTCGCCTATACTGGCATGTATTATTCTGGTTTTGACCTCTTTACTCTTTATTTTTTCAAATGAATGTCTTAACGCTTCAACAGACCCGGCAACATCTGCCTTGATAACGAGATTTAGTTCCTTAAGTTTTCCTTCTTTTATTTGAGAATAGAGTTCATCTAATGTAATTCGATGAGGCATTAGTTTTTTTTCTTCCTCTTGTAACTTCAGGCATATTTGCTTTGCCTTTTTTTCATCTTCAACTACACGGAAGGGGTCACCGGCACAACATATTTTAGAAAATCCAAGAACTTCAACTGGTGTTGATGGTCCTGCTGAGTTAATTTTTTCACCTTTATCGTTAAACATTGCCCTCACTCGTCCATAAGAGGTGCCAGAAACAAAGGCATCACCCTTTTTTAATGTTCCTTTTTGCACCAAAACAGTTGCCACAGGACCTCTGCCTTTATCCAGTCTTGATTCAATTATTGTTCCTTGTGCCTCTCGATTTGGATTAGCCTTCAATTCTAACATTTCTGATTCTAAAAGTAACATTTCTAACAAATGGTCAAGTCCTATTTTTTGTTTTGCCGAGATTTCAGTAAAGATAGTTTTGCCACCCCATTTCTCCGCGACAAGCCCATAATCACCAAGTTGTTTATACACTCTTTCTATATTCACACCTGGCAGATCGATTTTGTTAATAGCAATTACTATTGGCACATTTGCCGCTTTAGCATGGTCTATTGCTTCAATAGTTTGAGGCATAAGACCATCATCAGCCGCGACGACTAATACGACCACATCTGTAACTTGAGCCCCTCTGGCTCGCATCGATGTAAACGCTTCATGACCCGGGGTATCTAAAAATACTACATTACCCCCATTTACATTTACTTTATAGGCACCAATATGTTGTGTAATGCCACCAGCCTCCTTTGCCGCCACATCTGTTTGACGAATAGCATCTAAAAGTTTAGTCTTACCATGGTCTACATGTCCCATAATCGTTACTACGGGTGCACGATGTTGTAATAATGATTCATCCTCACGCTCCTGGGCTATCTCTTCTTTTTGAGTCGCAATCTCAATATCGAGATGATAAATTAAATTACACTGGGCTATTATTTCTGGTGTTACTTGCTGATTAATTGGTGCCTTTATCCCCTTTGCAAATAGTGATTTTATTAATTCTGCAGATTTTATACCTATGGCTTTAGATAAATCACTTACCCGGGATGAAGAAGGAAGTATAATTTTTGTTTTTCCCTTTTTCACCGATTTAGCAAAAAGTTCCATTACCTTTTGTGCAGCTTCTGTATCAAGGCTACTTAAGGCACTTTTAATTGCTATCCCCAGTTCCTTCAATTCACGAACCAGGGCTTTATTATCCATATTTAATTTGTGAGCAATCTCATAAACACGCATTCTTTTCACCATACTTCCTATTGAAAATATGTAACCGTTCAGGTTATACATTAGAAGTGTAAGAATGGAGATAAGGGGATTGGGGAGATGTGGAGATTATAAATTTCCTGGATAATTGAGCAAAATGGTTATGGAAAAAGACTAACTTTTATAACCCCTAAACCAAACGAGCCTCCAACCCTAATCCTTTCACCAAAAACTCCTAAATATATCCCCTTATCTCCTTTATCTCCATATCTCCTTTTCTTACACTACCTGAACGGTTACGAAAATATTTGCCACAAAGGGGCAAAGACACAAAAAAATCCACAATCAATTCATTCCCTTAACTATTTCCAGTATCTTCTGTGCCTTAACTTTGCCAAGATTAGGGACAGCAGTTAATTGTTCTATTGTTGCTCTGGCAATATCTTCTATTGTGTTAAATCCAGATTCTTTCAGTTTCTCCTCTAACTTCGGGCCAACGCCGGGTAAATCTCTGATATTGCTAATTTTCTTTTCTTCCTTTTTAAACAACTCTTCTTTTGCTTTTTGGCGTAGTTCTCCTTCTCTTTCTTTATCTATCTGGGATTGACTTTTAATATCAATCTTCCAGCCTGTCAATTTAGCGGCTAATCTGACATTCTGACCCTCTTTTCCAATAGCTAAAGAGAGTTGTTCATCCGGAACAATGGCTATAGAAATCTTTGTTTTCTCGTCGATAATCACTTCATTAACTTTAGCTGGAGAGAGTGAATTTTTAATAAATATTGCCGGGTCTTGAGAATGTCCAACTACATCTATCTTTTCGCCTTTTAACTCTTTAATGACTGCCTGAACACGCATTCCTTTCATTCCAACACAAGAACCAACCGCATCCACTTTAGAATCTGTTGACGCAACGGCAATTTTACTTCGATATCCGGGGTCTCTGGCGACTGAGACTACATTTATAATATGTTCATATATCTCTGGAACTTCCATTTCAAATAGCTTTTTTACTAAATCCGGATATGTTCGAGACAGAATAACCTGTGGCCCTTTATTGCCCATTTTTGTCTCAAGGATATAGCATTTTATTCGGTCGCCTACTCTATATCTTTCTTTTGGTAACTGTTCTCTTGGTGGTAGAATGGCTTCTATTTTGCCCAATTGAACAAAAACATTATATCTTTTTTCGGCGCGTTGAACTATACCGGTAACTACTTCACCTACCCGTGCCTTGAACTCTTCATAAAGCAAGCCTCTTTCCGCTTCTTTGATTCTTTGTGTAATCACCTGTTTAGCCGCTTGAGCGGCTATTCTTCCAAAACCATCAGGTAAAGATTCTTCCGCTATTTTATCACCAATATTAGCCTCTGGATTTATTTTTTTTGCCGCTAACAAAGAGATTTGAGTAAATGGGTTTTTGACCGCCTCAACCACTTCCTTTTTGGTGATGATATAAAATCCTTTTTTATTATCAAATTCAATCTCTATGTTCGTGCTTATGCCAAAGTTTTTTTTATAAGCGGATAGCAGAGCATCTTTCATCGCCTGAATTAATACTTCTTTCTTAATCCCTTTATCTCTTTCAAGTTGGACCAATGCCTCCTGTAATTCAGCTTTCACTTAAAATTCCTCCTTTTCTCTGGTGTAATTGGTAACTGACAAATGGGAATTAGTTACTAATTACCCGTTACCACACAAGATTTGCCTTTGCAATTTCTGGATACGGTATTTTAAAAATCTCATTATCTACTGCAATGATAACTTTCTCATCCTCAAAACCAAGTAATTTCCCTTTAAAATTCCTTCTCCCTTGATATTTTGCCAATGTCGTTATTTTACATTGATTATCCTTAAATCGAATGAAATCCGTTTTTTTGACTAAAGGTCTATTAAGACCTGGGGAAGAAACCTCTAAATGATAGCGATGAGAGATAATTTCAGTATGGTCTAATGCCCTACTTATCATTTTGCTTACCATCACGCAATCATCTAAAGTTACTCCTCCTTCTTTATCAATAAATATCGTTAATTTCCCACCACTTTTAATCCGATAATATTCTATTAATACCAATTCTATCTTTAATGAGTCTAATATTGGTTGAATAAGTGTTTCCACTTCACTAATAATCTTATTCATTTGTTTTAAAT containing:
- a CDS encoding DUF503 domain-containing protein; this encodes MIIGSCKITIHIPNSQSLKYKRYVLKGLIDRVKNRFNVSIAEIDSLDLWQKATLGIVCVNTDSRHANETLSNVVNLIEKNLIEGYIIDYEIEIL
- a CDS encoding response regulator produces the protein MDKDKGKKKIAVIDDNTSFVEVLSRFLDLKNFEVLRAYNGKEGIKVASKHTPHLILLDIMMPGLSGYEVCERLKRIEKTKNIPIIFVTVRSRPEDIKRGYESGAVDYITKPFNYPELMEKINKIICLDDGTQLYMIFI
- the infB gene encoding translation initiation factor IF-2, with the translated sequence MRVYEIAHKLNMDNKALVRELKELGIAIKSALSSLDTEAAQKVMELFAKSVKKGKTKIILPSSSRVSDLSKAIGIKSAELIKSLFAKGIKAPINQQVTPEIIAQCNLIYHLDIEIATQKEEIAQEREDESLLQHRAPVVTIMGHVDHGKTKLLDAIRQTDVAAKEAGGITQHIGAYKVNVNGGNVVFLDTPGHEAFTSMRARGAQVTDVVVLVVAADDGLMPQTIEAIDHAKAANVPIVIAINKIDLPGVNIERVYKQLGDYGLVAEKWGGKTIFTEISAKQKIGLDHLLEMLLLESEMLELKANPNREAQGTIIESRLDKGRGPVATVLVQKGTLKKGDAFVSGTSYGRVRAMFNDKGEKINSAGPSTPVEVLGFSKICCAGDPFRVVEDEKKAKQICLKLQEEEKKLMPHRITLDELYSQIKEGKLKELNLVIKADVAGSVEALRHSFEKIKSKEVKTRIIHASIGEVNESDVMLAAASNAIIISFHLPLRGEIKNLAQKQGVDLRSYNIIYDVINEVKKALEGLLEPKYKEILLGVAEIKEIFKASKIGSACGCYVKEGKIVKNKNARVLRNGKPILETNIISLRRFKDDVSEVVAGVECGIGLEKMADVQVGDTIEVFTQEKIIQKL
- a CDS encoding bifunctional oligoribonuclease/PAP phosphatase NrnA; the encoded protein is MEILSSIVNVLQKEDNFLITAHIRPEGDSIGSQLATAILLQKLGKKVTIINEDPPPENYHFLPECDKILIYTPEYERYKFDVGIVLDCNQFERVGKVVGLIKQVPLIINIDHHPDSPGIGDYNYINTTASACAEQIYQVIKAMDFKLDYNLALPLYVGIMTDTGSFKQVNTTPTSHKIVAELLNCGIDPNEVASQIYEANTASSVKLLGKILDSLKTNLDGKIIIAHITQKMLKETDPASEIEPERIIDQLRSIKGVEVILLFRDLGHDRIKVNLRSKSAFSVSEIAKIFSGGGHMRAAGCVIEGSLSDVEKKVVEEVTKRLVG
- a CDS encoding 3-isopropylmalate dehydratase small subunit, which translates into the protein MKITGKVFKKFRADVNTDEIIPAVYLDTTSPQELAKHCMEGIDKGFVSSVEKGDIIVADKNFGCGSSREHAPIAIKASGVACVIAKSFARIFYRNAINIGLPIFECDQIDKIKQGDVLEIDPKSGKIKNLSRQEEYPTTSFPEFMQYLIDCGGLMEYVKKKLKK
- a CDS encoding tetratricopeptide repeat protein — encoded protein: MENEVLLTQGEEEINPLTHINIGVSLAKEEAYDEAEKEFRRAIRINPELVIAHYNYGIILGKMNRLIEAENTYKKAIELAPKLGLAQNNLGIILIKLGKYAEAENEFGDAIKKLPQSSPSLAIAHLNLGKLLADLKRYHEAEFEYLEAKRLNPNLKEAYINLGNLYLELESYEKAKKEYKQALEIDFQMSNVHNNLGITLVKLKMIDEAKAKFEQAINLDHAYARAYHNLKELEKVAEILKPKTTPWTTYLVIGITAVVLLEIFILFVFNKISGVGFMSTIPLLAMLVFFILFSEAKRKEITLPELDLEIDPKNQIIETELLTSDFAPEALINNHANTKE
- a CDS encoding NYN domain-containing protein, translating into MNILIIDGYNIINQWADLKKELKRSGLEYTRNKLIEILAEYQTFTGDRVIVVFDGYKTDKRLITKSSQFGVEVIFSKRKQTADSLIERLVYNERGEDKTIFVASRDTALERMIFGMDCFTISPQKLEERINAVKLEIKGYF
- a CDS encoding NAD-dependent epimerase/dehydratase family protein, producing MKILVTGGAGFIGSNLVDRLIDDGHKVIIIDNLFTGKEKNINPAAKFYKLDIQDPEIEQIFKDEQIDIVNHHAAQIDVQKSVDDPIFDARVNVLGSINLLQLSTKYNIKKFIFASSGGTVYGEQSLYPAPETHPLLPISPYGINKLIIEYYLYYYWAVHNLNYIILRYANIYGPGQDPWGEAGVVAIFINKILLHQQPIINGDGKQTRDYTYVDDVVEANILAMNSQTTGIFNIGCGLETSVNELFQMIVEVMKANVEEVHAPPKKGETPRSCIDGTKAKSILGWQPKVRLEEGIKKTVEYFKCSFSN
- the nusA gene encoding transcription termination factor NusA, which codes for MKAELQEALVQLERDKGIKKEVLIQAMKDALLSAYKKNFGISTNIEIEFDNKKGFYIITKKEVVEAVKNPFTQISLLAAKKINPEANIGDKIAEESLPDGFGRIAAQAAKQVITQRIKEAERGLLYEEFKARVGEVVTGIVQRAEKRYNVFVQLGKIEAILPPREQLPKERYRVGDRIKCYILETKMGNKGPQVILSRTYPDLVKKLFEMEVPEIYEHIINVVSVARDPGYRSKIAVASTDSKVDAVGSCVGMKGMRVQAVIKELKGEKIDVVGHSQDPAIFIKNSLSPAKVNEVIIDEKTKISIAIVPDEQLSLAIGKEGQNVRLAAKLTGWKIDIKSQSQIDKEREGELRQKAKEELFKKEEKKISNIRDLPGVGPKLEEKLKESGFNTIEDIARATIEQLTAVPNLGKVKAQKILEIVKGMN
- the rbfA gene encoding 30S ribosome-binding factor RbfA gives rise to the protein MESFRTAKVGALIKEEISDIITRKIKDPRIGFVTITDVEVSKDLQVAKVFVSIYGDDESKRNTLEGLTNARRFIHNELRKRMRIKFIPEIIFKIDTSIEYGMHINELLQELKEKG
- a CDS encoding acylneuraminate cytidylyltransferase family protein; the protein is MDKKFVGLIPARGGSKNIPLKNIKPFQGIPLIAYTIEEALKSKYLDRIIVSTDDDQIAKISKEYGAEVPFLRPAELATDTAPTLPVIQHALRYLESEGYISDFVVLLQPTSPLRPVKYIDAAIEKILETNADSVITITESEIHPYWMCKLEGDKVSPFIKTNSSLRRQDLPVIYRLNGAVVVSKTEVILSGKSYQEQDVRAIIMESIYSIDIDTPLDFYIAEKIMEEWGVLE
- the leuC gene encoding 3-isopropylmalate dehydratase large subunit, which encodes MGKTIVEKILGAHVNKEVCGTDLIEAKVDVCLGNDITAPLAIVEFEKLGINSLFDPEKVVLVLDHFVPNKDVNSAQQCKFVRQFAKKYQVKNFFDVGKMGIEHALLPEQGLVLPGDVIIGADSHTCTYGALGAFSTGVGSTDLAAVFATGEIWLKVPQTIKFIYYGKLNPWVSGKDLILHTIGDIGVDGANNMAMEFAGEVISNLPMDSRLTMANMAIEAGAKCGIIEPDEITLEYVKPRAKREFKIYKSDTDAEYKEIREYDCRQLEPQVAFPHLPSNTRPISAVGNIEITQVVIGSCTNGRIEDLRIAGQILKGKKIHKDVRLIIIPGTQQIYLQSLKEGLIEIFIEAGGVVSTPTCGPCLGGYMGILASGERCLATTNRNFVGRMGHKESEVYLTNPAIAAASAIRGKITSPDET